CGCCGCACCCACTGGCCGGATCGCTCCAGCGCCTTTGCCGCGCTGCAGGGCAAGGGCATCTTCCGTGGCTGGGACGAGCAGGCCCTGCACGCCTATGTCGACCATGCGCTGAAGGATGGCGCGGCCGGGGGCGTCGAGCTGAAGTGCCGGCCCAGCCGCGAGGTGGATATCTTCAGCTCCTTCCCCAAGCGCCTGTGGCCGTCGCTGGGCAAGCTGCGCACACCGACCCTGTTGATCCACGGGCGTACCACCTATGCCTTCGTCGGTCAATCGGCGGCACGCCTGGCGGCGCTGGTGCCAGTGGTGCAGACCCTGGAGGTCGAGGGTGGCCACTGCTTCATGCAGGAGCATCCGCGGCAGACCGCCGAGCAGGTGCTGGGCTTCCTGCAGGGCGGAGGCTGATCTGACCGGCGCGCGGGAAACGGTATGGCTGGCGCTGTCCGAGCTGTGGCTCGACACCCAGCCGGACGCCGCCAGCCTCGGCCACCTCGCCGGGGTGCTGCGGCGCAGCGGCTTCAGCCGCGCCGAGCTGGAGCAGATTTTTCTTTACGAAGTGGCGCCGCGGGTGTGGCTCAACCACTGGAGCGTGGCCGGGGTGTGGGACGGCTTCGACGCGCAGTGGCTGTACGCCGGCTGCCGGCGCAATCAGCAGGGCGGTCGCTGGCACCGCTGGAAATGCCGCCTGCTGCGCCGACCGATGACCTACGCCTGCGCCGCCGACTGGCAGCAGGTGCTGGCGCAGCTGGAGCCCTGACTACAGATCCAGCTTGTCGTGGCGGCGCTTCCAGTCCTGCAGCTGGATGACCTTGGCGGGTGCATGCTGGGTGGCCACCGGCGGCTCGTCCGGGGTGGCGATGGGGTAGGCGTCCAGCTCGATGCGCCCCAGTTGCTGGCCGAACATGCTGATGCTGCCGGCCAGGCGCTGCTCGCCGGTGACGGTGAATTCGAAGCCATAGATCCGCGCCAGGCGGCGCTGGCCGCGGGCATCGCGCTGCACGGCGAGGCCGCGCAGGGCGACGTTGCCGTCGAGCAGTTCGATATCCAGCTTGGCGCAGTGCTGCTTGACCAGCGCCAGGGCGCGTTCACGGATGCCATGGCCGCGCCACAGCCAGGCGCAGATGGCGGCGAAGATCAGCAGCAGGGTCAGATCGGCAAGGCTCAGCATGGGCACTCCACAGGCAGTGGCGCCAGCTTAACCGATCCGCCGCGCCGTGCTCAGCCAGTGCTTGAGCTTGGCGAGGAACTTGGCTAGCGTCGGTTAAACGCCTGAGAGCGGTCTGAAGGGATATCGTGCATGCGCTGGGTCAAGCCGCTGGTCTGGTTGTCGTTGTTGTCAGTGGTGGTGGTTGGCCTGTTCTTCTGGCTGCGTGACGAGCCGGAGGCGCCGCAGGTGCGGCTGTGGCTGGACAAGGTGCAGGCGCGCAGCACACCGAACCGCGCCTACCTGTTCCTCAGTGGCCTGGATGCCGCGCCGCGTACCTCGCCGCTGGCGCTCGGTGAAAGCCGTCTGCGTGAATACCAGGATTGGCTGGCCAGCCATGAACCGGGCGAACCGCGGGTGTCGACGCCCGCCGCGGGTGGTCTGCCGCTGCCGGAGGGAGCGAGCTTCTGTCTGATCGAGGCGGCGCGTTGCTTCGATAGCCTGCTGCTGCAGCGGGCGCAGCTAGCGGATCTGCTCACGGAGCATGCGGCGCTGCTCAGTCGCTATCGCTACTTTCTACGTCTGCGGGGCTTTCGCAGCAGCGCCGTGCCCGGCCCGGGCGAGCCACGCCTGCCGCTGGCCTACCTGGTGCGCGGCCAGCAACTGATGGGTCTGCAGGCGTTGCAACTGGCTTTGCGCGGCGATGGCTCGGCCGCCCTGGCGCTGCTGCAGGAGGAGCAGGCCGGGATTCGCCAGAAGCTGGTGCGTGTCGATCAGCTGGAGCTGAAAATGACCCTGGTGAGCCTGCTCAGCCGCAACCTGGAGTGGCTGGTGCGCCTGCGGCGCGCCGGTCTGCTCAGCCCTGCTGCCGTCGAGCTGGCGCCGCTGAGCGTGGAGGAGCGCTCCCTGCGTTTGCCGCTGCAGCGCGAATTCGCCAGCACGGCTGCAGCCTGGCGTGAATTGCGCGAGGAAAATGTGCCGCTGCTGCTGGAGGAAGCCTCGCTGCTGTTCGAGTACAAGCCGCAGCAGACCATCAATGCCGGCTTCAGCCTGTATCAGCCGATGATTCGCCTGTCCGAGCTGACGCCCGCGCAATTCCAGGAGCGCCTCAAGCAGCGCAGCGTGGCCCGCGCCGTCACCTACACCGGCCTGCGCAACCGCATCGGCAATGCCCTGCTGGACATGACCGGCACGGAGTTCATCGAGCAGGTCGGGCATATCCAGGATCTCGACAGCAAGCTCAAGCTGGCGTCCTTCAGCCTGCGCCTCGGCCCGGGCGTGGTGGACAGCGCGCAGGTCAGCAGCCAGGCGCTGAGCGGCGGTGCCGGCAACCCCTATGTGGCGATGCAGCTGCCCTACCTGGATGACCAGCAGCGCCTGTGCTTCCACGGCCCGCTGCCGTCCCAGGAGGGCGGTCGGTGCGTGCGCCTGTAGGCGCGGGCATACTGGCTGCCCGCCCGCCGAGGAGGCATCGATGAAGCGCACCCCGCAACTGCTCAGCATCCAGTCCCACGTGGTGTTCGGCCATGCCGGCAACAGCGCCGCGGTGTTTCCCATGCAGCGCCTCGGGGTGAATGTCTGGCCACTGCACACCGTGCAGTTCTCCAACCACACCCAGTACGGCCAGTGGGCCGGCGAGGCCATGGCGGCGCAGCAGATTCCCGCGCTGGTCGACGGCATCGACGCCATCGGCGAGCTGGGCAACTGCGATGCAGTGCTCTCCGGCTACCTCGGCAGCGCCGAGCAGGGTCGCGCCATCCTCGCCGCGGTAAGCCGCATCCGTCTGGCCAATCCACGGCTGATCTACCTCTGTGACCCGGTCATGGGCCATCCGCAGAAGGGCTGCAGCGTCGCCCCCGAGGTCGGTGCCTTCCTGCTCGAGGAGGCGGCCGCGGTGGCCGACTACCTGTGCCCCAACCAGCTGGAGCTGGACAGCTTCTGCGGGCGCAGCCCGCGCTCCCTGGACGACTGTGTGGAAATGGCCCGAAGCCTGCTGGCGCGAGGGCCGCAGGCGATCCTGGTGAAGCACCTGGAGTACCCGGGCAAGCCCGCCGACTGCTTCGAGACCCTGCTGGTCAGCGCCAGTGAGTGCTGGCACCTGCGCCGCCCGTTGCTGGCTTTCCCGCGCCAGCCGGTGGGGGTGGGCGACCTGACCTCCGGGCTGTTTCTCTGCCGCCTGCTGCTGGGCGACAGCCTGCGCGATGCCTTCGAGTTCAGCGCCGCGGCGGTGCACGAGGTGCTGCTGGAAACCCAGGCCTGCGCCAGCTACGAGCTGCAGCTGGTGCGCGCGCAGGATCGCATCGCCCACCCGCGGGTGAAATTCGCTGCCTCTCGTCTGGCCTGACCGACCTGCGGCGATTGGCAGCAGCGACTATGCTTCTGCCCGCCATGCCGCTGGTTTAGCATGCGCACCCTTTCTTCCCCTGGTCGGAATCGCTTCTTGAGCCCCAGCAGACCCTTGCAGTTCGGTGCGCGCCTTGGCCTGTTGGCCATGTGGCTGCTGCTCGTCGGGCCGCTGCTGGGCCAGGGGTTGGCGCCGCGCGCACCGAGCCTGCCCGACGGCCTGCCGACCTGGCTCGGCGAGCTGAGCTGCAGCAGCCAGCATGAGCAGCGCACACCGCAGCCGGCACCCTACGACCTGCCCTGGGCCAAGTGCGGCTACTGCACCCTGTTGCTGGGTTCGCCGGCACTGGCCTCGAGCACGCTGCAGGCGACCCTGCCGGTGCCGCAGGCGCTGCCAGTGCTGGCGCTGGCGGTGCAGCCTGTGGCACTGCCGGCGCCATTCCCCAGCGCCGCGCCGCGGGCGCCGCCGCTACCTGTGAGCTGACCGTTTCGCCGCGGCTTTGCCGTCGCGGTTCTGTGCCCGTCATCGCCTGACGGGCGACTGAGCGCTCACCACAAGGTATCTCCATGACCCGCAAGGTTTCCTTCTACAACCTGGCCTGGCGCTGGCATTTCTACGCCGGCCTGTTCGTCATCCCGTTCATGATCCTGCTGGCCCTGACCGGCATCGTCTACCTGTTCAAACCGCAGCTGGATCAGCTGATGTACCCGCAGTTGTTGCGGGTCGAGGCACGCGGCACGCCGCTGTCGGCCGACCTGCAGCTGCAGCGATTGCACGAGGCGCTGCCGCAGGCCGCAGTGAGCAAGTACCTGCCGCCGCTGGACGAACAGAGCAGCGCGCAATTCGTCGCCGAGCTCGCCGGACGCAAGACCAACCTGTTCCTCGACCCCTACAGCGGTGCACTGCTTGGCCAGCAGGACGCGCAGAACAACCTGCAGGCCATCGCCCGCAGCCTGCACGGCGAGCTGATGATCGGCCCGCTCGGCGACCGCCTGATCGAACTGGCTGCCGGCTGGGGCGTAGTGCTGGTGGTCTCCGGCCTGTATCTCTGGTGGCCGCGCGGGCAGGGCGGCGCCGGCGTGCTGTGGCCGCGCCTGAGCGCGCGCGGGCGCCTGCTGTGGCGCGACCTGCATGCGGTGAGCGGCTTCTGGGGCAGCGCCCTGCTGCTATTCATGCTGCTCAGCGGGATGACCTGGACCGGCTTCTGGGGCGAGAAGTTCGCCGGCGCCTGGAACCACTTCCCGGCGGCCATGTGGGATGCGGTACCGCAGTCCGACCAGCAGGCGCGCAGCCTCAACACGGCGGCCGCGCAGACCGTGGCCTGGGCGGTGGAGAACACCCCGCTGCCTGAGTCGGATGCACATGCCGCGCACCAGGGGCATGCCGCTGCCGGCGCCGCGCAGCCGGGCATCGCTCTGCAGCAGGTGGTCGATACGGCGCAGCGCCTGGGTGTGGCGCCGGGCTACAGCGTGAGCCTGCCCAGCGGCGCCGAGGGCGTCTACACCATCGCCCTGTTCGCCGACGACCCACGCCACGACGCCACCCTGCACCTCGACCAGTACAGCGGCGCGGTGCTGGCCGACATCCGCTGGGCCGACTACGGCGCGGTGGCGCGCCTGGTGGAGTCGAGCGCGATGCTGCATGAAGGCAAGATGTTCGGCCTGGCCAACCAGCTGCTGATGCTCGGCGTATGCCTGCTGATCCTGCTCGGCGCGGTCAGCGGCCTGCTGATGTGGTGGCTGCGCCGGCCGCAGGGCCGCCTCGGCGTGCCGCCGCTGCGTCACGACCTGCCGTTGTGGAAAGGCGGGGTGGCGATCATGCTGCTGCTCGGCCTCGCCTTCCCCCTGGTGGGCGCCTCGCTGCTGCTGGTCGGCGGGCTGGACTGGCTGCTGCAGCGCCTGCGCGGCGGCCAGGTGGTGCTGGAGTGAAGCGCGGCATTCTTTTCAAGCGAAACGGAGAGTCATCCATGCGTCAGAGACTGTTGGTCGGTGCGGCCCTGCTGCTGTTGGCAGCCGTAGGTCAGGCCCACGAATACCAGGTCGGTGCCCTGCATATCGAGCATCCCTGGGCCCGTGCGATGCCGCCCGGGGTGCCGAATGGCGCGGCCTACCTGGTGGTGCATAACGGCGGCGCGACGGCCGACCGCCTGCTCGGTGCCGATACCAGCGTGGCGGCGACGGCGGAGATCCACGAGCACATGCACCAGGACGGCCTGATGAAGATGCGCAAGGTCGAGGGCGGCGTGGCCATTCCGGCGGGTGGCGAGCTGGCGCTGCAACCTATGGGCTACCACCTGATGCTGTTCGGCCTGAAGCAGCCGCTGGAAGACGGCAAGCGTTTCCCGCTGACCCTGCATTTCGAGCAGGCCGGCGATGTGCAGGTGGAGGTGGCGGTGCAGAAGGATGCACCGGCCGCGGCAGCGGCCGAGCATCAGCACTAAGGGCTGGCCCGCCACCGGCCCAGGCCGGTGGCGGGCCCGGGCTCAGGCATTGAGCTCGCGGTAGCGCAGCTCCAGTTCCTCGCGGATGGCGCGGCGCTGCTGGGCCTGGGAGAAGCGCCGCTGCTCGTCGGCGCTTTCCGGCTGCAGCGGCGGTACCGGCTGCGACTGGCCGTTGTCGTCCACCGCGATCATGGTGAAGAAGCAGCTATTGGTATGGCGTACCGAGCGCTCGCGGATGTTCTCGGTGACCACCTTGATGCCGATCTCCATCGAGGTGCGCCCGGTGTAGTTGACCGCGGCGAGGAAGGTCACCAGCTCGCCGACGTTGATCGGCTCGCGGAAGATCACCTGATCCACCGACAGGGTCACCACGTAGCTGCCGGCATAGCGGCTGGCACAGGCGTAGGCGACCTGGTCGAGGTATTTGAGCAGGGTGCCGCCATGCACCTTGCCGGAAAAGTTGGCCATGTCCGGAGTCATCAGGACGGTCATCGACAGTTTGTTGGTTCCAAGTTCCATGCGTTTCTCATAGGCAAATAAGGTATGGCTGGCCTGTGCAGTCCTGCGGGTCTGCTTGTTGTTATAGGTGCTGCTATTGATCTTCGCCGGGCCAGCGCTGCCGGGCATGCAAGTTTGTGGCCCCCCGCGTCGCCGGATTGGCGCCAGTAAGCGGGGCCAGGCGGCACGGCGGGCCGCCGGCAGGGCCATTCTCGCGCCGTGGGCGCCGGCCGGGGAATCGCGCGCGTTCTTGGCGCGTGCCGCACCGTCGCGGAGCAGACGGCGCGCGGCTGGCTCAGGACACGCCGGCCTGCCAGCGCTTGCGCGCATGCAGGTAAGCGGCGCTGTCGGCATAGCCGAGCTGCTCGGCGATCTGGCTGCGGTTGAGGCCCTGCAGTTCCAGGCTCTGCTCCAGCTCGGCGCGCACCGCGTCGAGCACTTCGCGAAAACCCAGGCCTTCTTCCTGCAGGCGCCGGCGCAGGGTACGCGGGCTCTGGTGCAGGGCTTCGGCGGCGGCTTCCAGGCTGGGCGGGCAGGCGCGGCGCAGGTCTCCGCGCACCTGCTCGGCGACCTTGGCCGCCCAGCCGTTGAGTTGCTGCAGGCGCGCCAGGCGGCGATCCAGGCTGTCGCAGAGCAGCTCCACCAGCACCGGGTGATGCTGCTGCATGGGCAGTTCCAGGCAGGCGGCATCCAGGTACAGGCGATTGTACGGGGCGTCGAACTGCACCTGGCCGAACCAGGGCTTGTACTGCGCATGGTAGGCCGGGCGGGGGTGGCGGAACTCGGCGCCGAGCAGCTGGAAGGCCTGGCCGGCGCCCAGGCGCAACATGCTCACGGCCATCACCGAATAGTGCTCGGTGACGAAGCGCGCCAGGGCCCCCGGTGCATCGATCTGAAGCTCGATGACCAGGCGCTCGCCATCGCGCTGCAGACGCACCCGCTCCATGTCCGAGGCCAGGCGCGCATAGCGCTGCCAGTGCTGCAGCGCCTCGGTGACGCTGGCGCTGAACTGCGCCAGATGCAGCAGTACGTGCCAGTCGCCGGGGCTGAACTGGGCGAACAGGTTGAGGCCGATGGCCGGGTCGAGCTCGGCGGCCTGCAGCCACAGCTGTTCCAGGTGCACCAGGCTGTATTCCTGCTGCGGCCGGTGCTGGCTGAGGAAACGCTGCAGCACGCGCCCCAGGGGGCCGCGATGGAAACGCTGGGGGCCAGGGCGGGGCGGGTTCGCCGGCAGATTGGCCACTTCGGGCAGATTGTTGTCCGTTTCGCGCATGGTGGCGGTTGTCGACCTGGCATCTGATACAGGCAACCCGGTAGGCCGGGATTTCTATCCAGAGGTTGCCATGAACCCGAGTTCCATCGCCAACAATCCGATTGCCGTCGTCAGCCTGATCTTTCTCGGCTTTATCCTGCTCGAGATCGTGCTCGGCTGCTTCCGCCAGCCGCGTGGCCAGCGCCGCGATGTGCTGATCGAGGTGATCGGCTCCAGCCTGCTGCTGGGCGCGACCTTCCCGCTGATCATGTTCCTCGCCGACTTCGCCCTCGGCGAGTGGCTGCCGCAGGCGCGCGGCGCCCTGGCGGGGATTCCCTTCGTTGCCGGCTTCGCCCTGTTCCTGCTGTTCGACGACATGACCCAGTACTGGTGGCATCGCCTCAGCCACAAGGTGCCGTTCCTCTACAGCCTGCACCGCGCGCATCACTCGGCGCCGTACATGAGCATCCGCATCGTCTACCGCAACAACAGCTTCTACTACCTGCTGATGCCCGGCATCTGGCTGTCCGCCGCGCTGATCTACCTGGGTCTGGCGCCGGTCTACTACGTCTACCTGATCCTCAAGATGTGCGTGATCTTCGGCGCCCACAGCAGCGTGGCCTGGGATGACAAGCTCTACCGCATCCCGGCCCTGCGCCCGCTGATGTGGCTGCTCGAACGCACCATCTCCACCCCCGCCACCCATTCCGCCCACCACGGCCTGAACGCCGATGACGGGGTGACCAACTACAAGGGCAACTTCGGCAACCTGCTGTTCTTCTGGGACGTGCTGTTCGGCAGCGCCAAGATCACCCGGCGCCGCCCCGAGCAGTACGGCATCGAGGACATGAGCCCGGTGAGCTGGCAGCAGGAGCTGTTCTGGCCGCTGGTGCGCACGCCCAAGGCCGAGCCGACTGCCAGTAGCGAGCTGAAGGAGCTGGCCCGATGAGCCTGAATATCGTCCTGGTCGCCGGCTCCAGCCGTAGCGACAGCCAGACTGCCAAGGTCGCCGCCTACCTGGCCGCGCGCCTGCAGCAGCGCGATGCGCAGACGCAGATCATCGACCTGGGCCGCAACGCCTTGCCGCTGTGGCCGGCGGACGCTGCTCACGACCACTGGCCGGCCATGGCCGAGCAGCTCAAGGGTGCCGATGCGCTGGTCGTGCTCAGCCCGGAATGGAACGGCATGGCCAGCCCGGCGCTGAAGAACTTCTTCCTCTACGCCGGGCGCGCCGAGCTGGCGCACAAGCCGGCGCTGCTGGTGGGGGTATCATCGGGGCAGGGCGGCGCCTATCCGCTGTCCGAGCTGCGCGCTTCCAGCTACAAGAACTGCCGCATCTGCTTTATTCCGGAGCAGCTGATCGTGCGCCAGGTGGAGGCGGTGCTGAACGACGTGCAGGCGGCCGACGGCGATGACCAGCGCATCCGCCTGCGCGCCGACTGGGCGCTGGAGGTGCTGCTGGAATACGCCGAGGCGCTGCGCGGCCTGCCCCAGCGCATCGACTGGAGCGAGCCGCAGTTTGGCAATGGTATGTGAAGGGTAACCGGCATCCGCAGGCTGTGAGTTTGCTCCGCTTGCCGTCGCTCCCGCGAAGGCGGGAGCCCAGGTGCCACGGATATTCTGGATTATTCCCCTTCGGGCCAGCGCAAGCGCTGTTCGGCGATAAACCCACCGTCCCGCCTGCGCGGGAATGACGACTCTTTAGAGTTTCAGCCGGGTAGGGAATCAGGCGTGGGTCAGGTACCAGCGCCAGTCTTGTTCACCGACCTCGCCAACGAACTGGCGGAACTCTTCCCACTTGATCGCCAGGAAGATCTTCAGGAAGTCCTCGCCCAGCGCTTCCTTGGCCCAGCTCGATTGCTCCAGGTTGCGCAGGGCGGTCAGCCAGTCGGTGGGCAGGGTTTCGCGGGCCTGCTCGTAGCCGTTGCCGACTATCGCTTCGCCCGGATCAATCTGGTTCTTGATGCCGTGGTGGATGCCGACGAGGATCGCCGCCGCCGCCAGGTAGGGGTTGGCATCGGCGCCGCAGATGCGGTGCTCGACGTGGCGGCTCTTGGCCGGGCCACCCGGTACGCGGAACGACACGGTGCGGTTGTTCACCCCCCAGCTCTTGGCCAGCGGTGCGTAACTGTTGGCCTGGAAGCGCCGGTAGGAGTTGGCGTTGGGGCAGAAGATCGCCAGGGCGTCGTTGAGCGTGGCCATCATGCCGCCGATGGCGTGCTTGAGCAGCGGCGTGCCGTGCGGGTCTTCGCTGGCCATCAGGTTGTTGCCGTCGGCGTCCGCCAGGCTGACGTGCATATGCAGGCCGCTGCCGGCCAGGTCGCCGAACGGCTTGGCCATAAAGCAGGCTTGCAGCCCGTGCTTGTTGGCCACGCCCTTGACCAGGCGCTTGTAGCGCACGCCTTCGTCGACCGCCTGCAGCGCGTCGAAGCGGTGCTCCAGGGTCAGCTCGACCTGGCCCGGAGCGTATTCGGAAATCGCCGTGCGCACCGGCAGGCCCTGCACTTCGCAGGCGGCGTAGAGGTCGTCGAGGAACGGCTGCAGCTGCTCCAGCTCGTACACGCCATACACCTGCGGCGCCTGCGGGCGCACGCCGTTGGCTTGCAGCGCCGGCTGCGGACGGCCATTGGCGTCGCGTTGTTTATCCAGCAGGTAGAACTCCAGCTCCACCGCCATCACCGGGTGGTAGCCGTCGGCCTTGAGCGCGTCGATGGCGCGGGCCAGCACATGGCGGGGATCGCCGGGGGTGGCCGGCAGGCCTTGGGTCGGGTGCATGCTCACCTGCAGCTGGCCGGTGGGCACGGTGCGCCAGGGTTGCAGGGTCAGGCTGCCGGGAATCGGGTAGGTCCAGCAGTCGGCGTCGGCGACTTCCCATACCAGGCCGCTGGCCTCCACGTCTTCGCCCTGGATGGTCAGCGAAAGGATCGAGCTGGGCAGCGGCCGGCCGTTCTCATAGATGGCCAGCAGCTCGTCGCGGTGCAGCAGCTTGCCGCGCGGGATGCCGTTGGCGTCGATCAGCATCAGCTCGATGCTGCGTACTTCCGGGTGCTTGGCGAGAAAGTCGCGGGCTTCCTGGGGATTGGCGAATTGCATGGTGGTGTCCTTTGTTCGCCCTCTCCCCACGGGAGAGGGTTGGGATGAGGGGAGAGCCCCTCATCCGCCCTTCGGGCACCTTCTCCCAGAGGGAGAAGGGATGTTCAGATCCGTGCGCCGGGAATGGCCAGCAGCTCGGTCAGGGCCTGGTCGAGCATGCCGATCAGCTTGTCCACGTCGTCCGCCGTGGTGCTCGGGCAGCACAGGGTCATGTTGTGGAACGGGGTGATCAGGATGCCGCGGTTGATCAGGTACAGGTGCAGGGCCATCTGCAGCTCGTCGTGGAAGGCCGCCTCGGCCTCGGCGCCGGTCTTCGGCGACACCGGGCAGAACTGGAACTCGCTGCGCGCGCCCAGCTCGGTGACCGACCACTTGAGCTCGTGCTTGCCGATCAGGCTGCGGAAGCCGTCGGCCAGGCGCTTGGCCAGCGGCAGCATGTGCGCGTAGGCGGCCGGGGTCATCACCTGTTCCAGGTTGGCGCGCATGCAGTGCATGGCCAGGGCGTTGGCCGACAGGGTGGTACCCATGCCGCTGTGTCCATGGCCGTGGCTGCCCTCGCTGGCGCGTTGGCGCGATTCGGTCATGGCCTTGGCCATCGCCGCGCTGCAGCCGAAGATGCCGCACGGCACGCCACCGGCGATCGGCTTGCCGACCACGAAGAAGTCCGGGTCGAGATCCCACAGCTGGGTACAGCCGCCGATATCGGTGGAGATGGTGTGGGTCTCGTCGATGATCAGCAGGCTGCCGTATTTACGGGTCAGCTCGCGGCACTTCTGCATGAAGCCCGGCTCGGGCAGCACCATGCCGATATTGGTCATCGCCGGCTCGCACAGCAGGGCGCAGACGTCGCCTTGCGCCAGCGCGGCTTCCAGCGCCTCGACGTCGTTGAACGGGATCGAGCGGCTGTACTGGGTCAGGTCGTAGGCCTGGCCGACCAGGCCGGAGCGCGGCACGGTCGCGCCGTCGCGGTAGCGCACCATCACGTCGTCGACGGTGCCGTGGTAGCAGCCGTCGAACACCAGCAGGGTCTTGCGCTGGGTGATCGCGCGGGCCCAGCGCAGCACGTAGCGGTTGGAGTCGGTGGCGGTGGCGGTGACCTGCCAGAACGGCAGGCCGAAGCGTGCGGCCAGCAGCTCGCCGCAGACCACTGCGTCCTCGCCCGGCAGCATGGTGGTCAGGCCGTTGTTGCCCTGCTCGGCGATGGCCTTGGCGATCGGATCCGGCGAGTGGCCGAACATGGTGCCGGTGTCGCCCAGGCAGAAGTCGATGTACTCGTGGCCGTCGACGTCATAGAAGCGCGCGCCCTTGGCTCGCTCGACGAACAGCGGCACCGGGGTCGACCAGTCGGCCATCCAGTGCATCGGTACGCCGCCATACAGGGAGTTGCGGGCGCGCTCGGCCAGGGCCACGGACTTCGGGTTGCGGGCCAGGAAACGTTCGCGCTCACGGGCGAAGAAGGTTTCCACGGCGGTTGGATGGATGCCACTGGCGGTCATGTTGCACACCTCGTTCGAATTTATGCACATGCTCTTTTGTGATCACAAATAAGTCAATAGATGTCTTATAAGCGGTATTCAGGTAGATTCATCTGTAATTTGTGATCACAGGTGCATGTCGAGATGAACCATCAGCAGCAGGTTGCCCTGGTCAGCGGGGCTGGCAGCGACAGCGGTATCGGCCTGGCCATCGCCCGCCGCCTGGGCCGCCAGGGCGTGCGCGTGCTGCTCAGCGCCAGCAGTGCGCGCATCGAGACGCGGGCCGCCGAGCTGCGGGCAGAAGGCATTGAAGCACGCGCCCGGGCCGCCGACCTTACCGACGAGCAGCAGGTGGCCGCGCTGGCCGCCTGGGCCCTGGAGCAGTGGGGCCAGGTGGACATCCTGGTGAACAACGCCGGCATGGCTATGCAGGGTAGCCCGGAGCCGTTCGCCGAGCTGGCGGGCATGGATCTGGCCACCTGGAACCTGTCGCTGGCGCGCAACCTGAGCAGC
The window above is part of the Pseudomonas alcaligenes genome. Proteins encoded here:
- a CDS encoding sterol desaturase family protein, whose translation is MNPSSIANNPIAVVSLIFLGFILLEIVLGCFRQPRGQRRDVLIEVIGSSLLLGATFPLIMFLADFALGEWLPQARGALAGIPFVAGFALFLLFDDMTQYWWHRLSHKVPFLYSLHRAHHSAPYMSIRIVYRNNSFYYLLMPGIWLSAALIYLGLAPVYYVYLILKMCVIFGAHSSVAWDDKLYRIPALRPLMWLLERTISTPATHSAHHGLNADDGVTNYKGNFGNLLFFWDVLFGSAKITRRRPEQYGIEDMSPVSWQQELFWPLVRTPKAEPTASSELKELAR
- a CDS encoding copper chaperone PCu(A)C, which codes for MRQRLLVGAALLLLAAVGQAHEYQVGALHIEHPWARAMPPGVPNGAAYLVVHNGGATADRLLGADTSVAATAEIHEHMHQDGLMKMRKVEGGVAIPAGGELALQPMGYHLMLFGLKQPLEDGKRFPLTLHFEQAGDVQVEVAVQKDAPAAAAAEHQH
- a CDS encoding DUF3301 domain-containing protein; translated protein: MLSLADLTLLLIFAAICAWLWRGHGIRERALALVKQHCAKLDIELLDGNVALRGLAVQRDARGQRRLARIYGFEFTVTGEQRLAGSISMFGQQLGRIELDAYPIATPDEPPVATQHAPAKVIQLQDWKRRHDKLDL
- a CDS encoding DUF2946 family protein; this translates as MSPSRPLQFGARLGLLAMWLLLVGPLLGQGLAPRAPSLPDGLPTWLGELSCSSQHEQRTPQPAPYDLPWAKCGYCTLLLGSPALASSTLQATLPVPQALPVLALAVQPVALPAPFPSAAPRAPPLPVS
- a CDS encoding AraC family transcriptional regulator ligand-binding domain-containing protein; this translates as MRETDNNLPEVANLPANPPRPGPQRFHRGPLGRVLQRFLSQHRPQQEYSLVHLEQLWLQAAELDPAIGLNLFAQFSPGDWHVLLHLAQFSASVTEALQHWQRYARLASDMERVRLQRDGERLVIELQIDAPGALARFVTEHYSVMAVSMLRLGAGQAFQLLGAEFRHPRPAYHAQYKPWFGQVQFDAPYNRLYLDAACLELPMQQHHPVLVELLCDSLDRRLARLQQLNGWAAKVAEQVRGDLRRACPPSLEAAAEALHQSPRTLRRRLQEEGLGFREVLDAVRAELEQSLELQGLNRSQIAEQLGYADSAAYLHARKRWQAGVS
- a CDS encoding glutamine synthetase family protein, translating into MQFANPQEARDFLAKHPEVRSIELMLIDANGIPRGKLLHRDELLAIYENGRPLPSSILSLTIQGEDVEASGLVWEVADADCWTYPIPGSLTLQPWRTVPTGQLQVSMHPTQGLPATPGDPRHVLARAIDALKADGYHPVMAVELEFYLLDKQRDANGRPQPALQANGVRPQAPQVYGVYELEQLQPFLDDLYAACEVQGLPVRTAISEYAPGQVELTLEHRFDALQAVDEGVRYKRLVKGVANKHGLQACFMAKPFGDLAGSGLHMHVSLADADGNNLMASEDPHGTPLLKHAIGGMMATLNDALAIFCPNANSYRRFQANSYAPLAKSWGVNNRTVSFRVPGGPAKSRHVEHRICGADANPYLAAAAILVGIHHGIKNQIDPGEAIVGNGYEQARETLPTDWLTALRNLEQSSWAKEALGEDFLKIFLAIKWEEFRQFVGEVGEQDWRWYLTHA
- the pdxY gene encoding pyridoxal kinase PdxY; protein product: MKRTPQLLSIQSHVVFGHAGNSAAVFPMQRLGVNVWPLHTVQFSNHTQYGQWAGEAMAAQQIPALVDGIDAIGELGNCDAVLSGYLGSAEQGRAILAAVSRIRLANPRLIYLCDPVMGHPQKGCSVAPEVGAFLLEEAAAVADYLCPNQLELDSFCGRSPRSLDDCVEMARSLLARGPQAILVKHLEYPGKPADCFETLLVSASECWHLRRPLLAFPRQPVGVGDLTSGLFLCRLLLGDSLRDAFEFSAAAVHEVLLETQACASYELQLVRAQDRIAHPRVKFAASRLA
- a CDS encoding acyl-CoA thioesterase; protein product: MELGTNKLSMTVLMTPDMANFSGKVHGGTLLKYLDQVAYACASRYAGSYVVTLSVDQVIFREPINVGELVTFLAAVNYTGRTSMEIGIKVVTENIRERSVRHTNSCFFTMIAVDDNGQSQPVPPLQPESADEQRRFSQAQQRRAIREELELRYRELNA
- a CDS encoding PepSY domain-containing protein produces the protein MTRKVSFYNLAWRWHFYAGLFVIPFMILLALTGIVYLFKPQLDQLMYPQLLRVEARGTPLSADLQLQRLHEALPQAAVSKYLPPLDEQSSAQFVAELAGRKTNLFLDPYSGALLGQQDAQNNLQAIARSLHGELMIGPLGDRLIELAAGWGVVLVVSGLYLWWPRGQGGAGVLWPRLSARGRLLWRDLHAVSGFWGSALLLFMLLSGMTWTGFWGEKFAGAWNHFPAAMWDAVPQSDQQARSLNTAAAQTVAWAVENTPLPESDAHAAHQGHAAAGAAQPGIALQQVVDTAQRLGVAPGYSVSLPSGAEGVYTIALFADDPRHDATLHLDQYSGAVLADIRWADYGAVARLVESSAMLHEGKMFGLANQLLMLGVCLLILLGAVSGLLMWWLRRPQGRLGVPPLRHDLPLWKGGVAIMLLLGLAFPLVGASLLLVGGLDWLLQRLRGGQVVLE
- a CDS encoding NADPH-dependent FMN reductase, translated to MSLNIVLVAGSSRSDSQTAKVAAYLAARLQQRDAQTQIIDLGRNALPLWPADAAHDHWPAMAEQLKGADALVVLSPEWNGMASPALKNFFLYAGRAELAHKPALLVGVSSGQGGAYPLSELRASSYKNCRICFIPEQLIVRQVEAVLNDVQAADGDDQRIRLRADWALEVLLEYAEALRGLPQRIDWSEPQFGNGM